A section of the Clostridium omnivorum genome encodes:
- a CDS encoding PadR family transcriptional regulator — MPESNERGALTEAVYYILLALHTPMHGYGIMQFVKEISGGRVNLGPGTLYGAINTMLSKDWIRSLEGDSDSRKKEYEITAAGREVVLEEIKRLEELIENGKKIVGGA, encoded by the coding sequence ATGCCAGAGAGCAATGAACGTGGAGCGCTAACTGAGGCTGTTTACTATATTCTTTTAGCATTACACACCCCAATGCATGGGTATGGAATAATGCAGTTTGTTAAAGAGATAAGTGGAGGACGAGTAAATCTTGGACCTGGAACACTTTATGGAGCTATAAATACAATGCTTTCAAAGGATTGGATAAGGTCACTTGAGGGGGATTCTGACAGTAGGAAAAAGGAATATGAAATAACTGCTGCTGGTAGAGAAGTAGTACTTGAGGAAATAAAGAGGCTTGAGGAATTAATTGAAAATGGCAAGAAAATAGTAGGGGGCGCTTAA